Below is a window of Komagataella phaffii GS115 chromosome 1, complete sequence DNA.
AAGATACAAGAAATACCGTCTAAATTGAACACAGTAGACgaacaacaaaaaagaatttttcTCAAACAACTATCCTCTTTAATTCATTATGTTGATCAGCCGCCTCCAGCCTTATTACAAGGGTTGCAAaatgagtttttcaagtatcTGATAGGacagagaaagaaattttcTGCGCCTGTTAAGACTATTCAAGAAATATCTGTATCGCTAACGCTTGAGGCGGATAGCTCTCAATTAGCATCCTTAGTGCCGTATGAACATGATTTGAAGAGTCTTCTGCTAAGCTTGGGCCAAATTTTGCCTGATTCTGCCGTTCAATCATTAATCACTGAGTTTACCCCAATGAATAATATCAATCATGTTTTGGATAAGTCGGTATCAGTTTGGATGACTAGTGAAATGCTGCTGGGACGCTCGATGCAAGATGAAGTTTCAGAGCTGGTTAAATTTGACGAGTCTTCCAGGGATGACTCCATGAAATACTTGATTTTAGAAACTGCTAACGAGTTGATCGACAGTTGCGATTTGAATACCCCTATTACTCAAAGTAAGAAGAATACCTTACTACTGAATTTGAAAGCCATCAATAATATAATAGATATAATGGGTAGCGAGTTCACCGAAGAATTGGTAGGCTCGTTATACCCAATTTTTGAGCTATTAACTGCTCAAGATATAGCAGTAAGAACATCGGCCAGATATGTTGTGGAAAATATTGCCAGTAAATGCTATAATGGATCTTTGGTCGATCTGGTCtacaaaaatattgacTATCTGATCGATGGAGTTTCTTCCAGACTTAACAGTGAGATAACTCCATATACAAGTTCCATTTTAATGGTACTGATTGAAATTGGAGGTGTTGACATTCTCGATCAACTGGGTGATTTAATCAGTACAATGTTTACGCTGTTGGACTATTACCATGGCTACACTGTGCTCTGTGAGCAATTTTTCGAAGTTTTTCATAAGTTGGTAGATCAATCTTCCGTGCTCATGAGGGGGTACACGTTCTCGGAAGAGAAGCAGACTAATACtatttggagaatgaaGGATCGAGAGGCGATGGGTGAATTTCTGACCAAGTACTGGGCTACTGTTCAGCGTACAAAAATTGATATCCCGGATACCTTGGAGGAACTCACTAGTCACCCCAATAAACCTTTTGGAGATTTGGATAGTGACAAAGACAgcgatgatgaagaggaactTGATATTAACGGTATTCAATCTGAGCCTGAAGTGGAAGCAAGAGAGGTAGTCAAGGAATGGAAGTCGCCATTTACTCCAGATGTCTATTTTATGTTCCAAACAATGTTACAATATGGAGATAGACTGGTCATGCATGATAGTGTAAGACTTCGAATTCAAATCATTAGTTTATGGAACAAAATCTTCCCTATACTGAGCACGTCAATAGATGATATGTACCCAGTCATTTCTGACTTATGGCCAAAAGTTGCAGAATTTATTTTGCAGGAGAAAGAGATGCGATTGATGATTCCCACATTGGAGCTGgcaacaacaataatacAGTATGGAGGACAGTTCTGTTGCAAACGGTTTATTGATTTGTGGGAGTCACtttcgaagaaaaaactcTTGGCCCAAATTCATAAGAAACATACACTGccagagtttgaagaaaagatctaCTATCGATTGATGGagtttttggttttttcCTTGGAAAGACTCGGTACTGGAGTACCATCAGAGATTAGCATGAATATTATTAAGTACACGATTACAAGGATCGACGATGAATCCAAATATGGGTCTGTCCATGATGATATTGTATGGTACTTGAAGCAGGATGCTAGTGTTGTCGGAGACAACCTGTTAACCAGCTAGTAGCAATACATGTATTTAGAAACAAAGTCCAGATAATTTATAAATTACTACACTTAATATCTCTTATATTATAATGCTCAAAAAATATTTTTATTTGTCATGTTCTTCATGTTAGCGAAAAGAGCCAAGCTAAAACAAGCCATgctttttttctttctcccTCTAATCCGTAATCGTATAGCGCCcaaaaaaccaaaaataaTCTTCATTAAGCTCCTCCTAACCGCAGGAGCAATCAATCGTCGTAAATTTTTTTGCCACCTAAGGAGAGTAACAATTTTGCAGCCTTTCCTCTGATCGATCTAACCTTAACGTCGTTCAAGACTTGTCCGTATCCCGCAAGTCAGTAAGGGACTAGGATTACCTAAGCATTCTCCCCCAGCATCAGTTAGATTCGAGCCAACCAATTTTATTTTACCTTCTCTTTCCCCAACTAGAGACAATGGCGTCCCAGACCAATTTATCCGAAGTCTTTCAAGGAGGAGCTACTACATCACAGCATGTAGATGCTAAGGATGAAGACCACTTCGAACAaacttccttcaaactcaaaagaaCAAGGTCACTAGGTCTGTTGGATGACTTTATCCAGCCCACTCAGAAGTTGGTGACCCAGAGTGACTTTGTATCCGACGACactgtttccaaaatcaacaCTGGGACTAAATGTGATTCCACCACTGGCTCTAAGACGTATATGGATTTGGGGTCAGATCTTGGTTCGACGGATATTGTTGACGGCAACGGTAACGACTCCGCCTATAAGCAGACCCAAGATGGCAGCGCCGAAAACGAAGAACAGAAACTGACAGAACCAGATAATCAATCAGAGAAAAACGAAGCTCCTAATTCAGCATATGCGGCTTTTGACAATCTAGTGTTGACACACGACGATAACGACCTGGAATATGAACCATCCAAGCATGTGGATTACCTGTCGCACAATTGGAAAGAGTCTGATATCTTCAAGTCTTGGAGGTACGTTGTactgaagaggaaagaTGTTGCAAATTCTTCTAGATTGGAAAACGCATCTTGGAGAACTTGGGCTCAGGCAAAATACGGACTGAAGACTATTTCTCCTGAGTCTGTTAACTGGTATAAAGACAGTGATGTTACCTGGCTCTACGGACCTCTTTACAAGGAACCTCACAAGCAAGATCTTCTAAGAGAAGATTCCTCCTCGAACTTGTCCATGATGAAGAACAAGAGGTCCTCTAGTGGAACCAATCTTCGATCATTGCCCAAGACGAACTCCTTTCACGATAGTATTGACCTAGATAAGATTAACAACAATAAGGGTAAGAGAAGCTCTGCCCATGACGATAACACTAATGACAAGAAACACAATGACACAACACCTATAGATGATGATCAACCAAAGTcgattttgaaaaagaaaaccaTAGGTGAGATAATGCTAGAACAAGCCACTTTTTACGCTAACAAGAACA
It encodes the following:
- a CDS encoding Regulatory subunit of type 1 protein phosphatase Glc7p; this encodes MASQTNLSEVFQGGATTSQHVDAKDEDHFEQTSFKLKRTRSLGLLDDFIQPTQKLVTQSDFVSDDTVSKINTGTKCDSTTGSKTYMDLGSDLGSTDIVDGNGNDSAYKQTQDGSAENEEQKLTEPDNQSEKNEAPNSAYAAFDNLVLTHDDNDLEYEPSKHVDYLSHNWKESDIFKSWRYVVLKRKDVANSSRLENASWRTWAQAKYGLKTISPESVNWYKDSDVTWLYGPLYKEPHKQDLLREDSSSNLSMMKNKRSSSGTNLRSLPKTNSFHDSIDLDKINNNKGKRSSAHDDNTNDKKHNDTTPIDDDQPKSILKKKTIGEIMLEQATFYANKNRFRGSPVLDAHQQPESPISLSNNTSRDHIGDSFSVDSPTPSIEEKKDRHIHFNDRVEQCMAVDLSFDEEDDEEYYQEPSLVNKFLDTESNQKEPQHLEYAEDSTHNDSYDENNDDYDDEDEEDDDDDDDEEGGFFLRARSPSNSSLHHQGLAQLSMSNSGETQGKINSDNSSSCSTTTRRSIIEILPATTLKYGSDDDEEYALSHNVNTSRGYDYHYDYNTVYEAQTVNDDNLEVYDVPSNIDLASSIPVPKELATNIPETAIGLPKTVGNSRPVPPETTTVKANRFMLADSDSDTDNSNDDDRPMVNSRSSGSYASLSDIVSKMGM